From one Bacillus sp. FJAT-42376 genomic stretch:
- a CDS encoding DUF84 family protein: MIVSIGTTNPAKVKAVKKAFGEIDIIKEFREVNVPSGVSSQPFSDEETMKGAINRAEASLKQTGADIGIGLEGGVVETSSGFFLCNWGALADGKRSPIVAGGARIQLPLEIGAELVKGRELSEVMDEFADRSEVGKNEGAMGIFTNGTVDRTEMFSHVVKLLTGRYQYEKSRRSLS, translated from the coding sequence ATGATTGTAAGTATCGGAACAACGAATCCTGCTAAAGTAAAGGCAGTTAAAAAGGCCTTCGGAGAAATAGATATCATCAAAGAGTTCAGAGAAGTGAATGTTCCCTCCGGCGTTTCCAGCCAGCCTTTTTCAGATGAGGAGACTATGAAAGGTGCGATAAACAGGGCAGAAGCTTCCTTGAAGCAAACAGGCGCTGATATTGGAATCGGTCTTGAAGGAGGGGTAGTAGAAACCTCATCCGGATTTTTTCTTTGCAATTGGGGAGCATTAGCAGATGGGAAGCGGTCTCCGATAGTTGCGGGAGGCGCCAGAATTCAGCTTCCTCTTGAAATAGGCGCAGAGCTTGTTAAAGGCAGGGAGCTAAGTGAAGTAATGGATGAGTTTGCGGATCGTTCAGAGGTTGGAAAGAACGAAGGGGCGATGGGGATTTTTACGAATGGGACGGTCGACCGGACGGAAATGTTTTCCCATGTTGTCAAACTTCTTACAGGAAGGTATCAGTACGAAAAAAGCAGACGTTCTCTTTCATAG
- the murC gene encoding UDP-N-acetylmuramate--L-alanine ligase — translation MTVYHFVGIKGTGMSALAQILHDMGYTVQGSDIDKTIFTQKALEDRGITILPFDKENIKPGLTVIAGNAFPDTHAEIAEAIQQDVPVIRYHRFLGEFMNQYTSVGITGVHGKTSTTGLLSHVIQGAEPTSYLIGDGTGKGLPDSKYFIFESCEYRRHFLSYYPDYAIMTNIDFDHPDYFANIEDVFDAFQNMALQVKKGIIAWGDDEHLQQIQAKVPVVYYGFGEQNDFQARNVVKSTDGTSFDVFVRNTFYSSFKITGFGDHSVLNALSVIALCHYEEVNVEIIQERLMTFEGVKRRFNEKKIGSQVLIDDYAHHPTEIKVTIEAARQKYPDREVVAVFQPHTFTRTQSFMDEFAESLKKADYVYLCDIFGSARENAGKLSINDLIAKIDHSSLIEEADMDVLKKHENGVLVFMGAGDIQKYQRAYESTVK, via the coding sequence ATGACTGTTTATCATTTTGTTGGAATTAAAGGAACAGGAATGAGTGCTTTGGCACAGATTCTCCATGATATGGGGTACACGGTTCAAGGTTCCGATATCGACAAAACGATTTTTACTCAAAAAGCTCTTGAAGACAGAGGGATCACGATCCTTCCTTTTGATAAAGAAAATATTAAACCAGGGCTTACTGTAATAGCGGGAAATGCTTTTCCTGATACGCATGCGGAGATCGCAGAAGCGATTCAGCAGGATGTGCCGGTTATTCGCTATCACCGCTTCCTGGGTGAATTTATGAATCAGTACACAAGCGTCGGGATTACAGGAGTTCATGGGAAAACTTCAACAACCGGATTGCTGTCCCACGTTATTCAGGGTGCGGAGCCGACCTCTTACCTTATTGGAGACGGAACAGGAAAAGGCTTGCCTGACAGCAAATATTTTATTTTTGAATCATGCGAATACCGCAGGCATTTCCTTTCTTACTATCCGGACTATGCCATTATGACAAACATCGATTTCGATCATCCTGACTATTTTGCTAATATAGAAGACGTGTTTGATGCCTTCCAAAACATGGCGCTCCAAGTGAAAAAAGGCATTATCGCCTGGGGAGACGATGAGCATTTACAGCAGATTCAGGCAAAAGTGCCGGTTGTTTACTACGGTTTTGGGGAACAAAACGATTTTCAGGCACGGAATGTAGTCAAAAGCACAGATGGAACAAGCTTTGATGTTTTTGTAAGAAACACATTCTACAGCTCCTTTAAAATCACGGGATTCGGTGATCACAGTGTACTTAATGCTCTATCCGTCATTGCTCTATGCCACTATGAAGAAGTAAATGTGGAAATTATACAAGAGCGCTTGATGACCTTTGAAGGCGTAAAGCGCCGTTTTAACGAGAAAAAAATCGGCAGCCAAGTCCTGATCGATGATTACGCTCATCACCCGACTGAGATTAAAGTGACGATTGAAGCCGCAAGACAAAAATATCCTGACCGTGAAGTAGTCGCGGTTTTTCAGCCTCATACATTTACCCGCACCCAATCCTTTATGGATGAATTTGCGGAAAGTCTGAAAAAAGCTGACTATGTTTACTTATGTGATATTTTTGGCTCGGCCAGAGAAAATGCCGGTAAACTGAGCATCAATGATTTGATTGCAAAAATTGACCATTCCTCCTTAATAGAAGAAGCAGACATGGATGTTTTGAAAAAACATGAGAATGGTGTACTTGTATTTATGGGAGCCGGAGATATTCAAAAGTACCAGCGTGCATATGAGAGCACGGTAAAATAA
- a CDS encoding DUF948 domain-containing protein: MEIILYLSIALIAVAFTVLVIFVARTLKSVQATLDNVAGTMSGLEKQVQGITTETTELLHKTNLLADDIQQKSERLNTVVNAVQGVGQSIQQLNRSVSNVSTTVSNGLDKNKEQISQVVQWSNAAMDIWQKWKVKKEKTKASTMN, translated from the coding sequence TTGGAAATCATCTTATATTTAAGCATTGCACTAATAGCAGTGGCTTTTACAGTGCTCGTCATATTTGTTGCAAGGACGCTGAAATCTGTACAGGCGACACTGGATAACGTAGCAGGGACCATGTCAGGGCTGGAGAAACAAGTTCAGGGAATTACGACGGAAACGACGGAACTCCTACATAAAACCAATTTGCTGGCAGATGACATTCAGCAGAAATCTGAACGTTTAAACACAGTTGTTAATGCTGTTCAGGGAGTAGGACAATCCATCCAGCAGCTTAACAGATCTGTAAGCAACGTATCTACAACCGTTTCAAACGGTTTGGATAAAAACAAAGAGCAAATTTCACAGGTTGTTCAGTGGAGCAATGCAGCAATGGATATCTGGCAAAAATGGAAAGTAAAAAAAGAAAAAACAAAAGCTTCAACCATGAATTAA
- the ytpR gene encoding YtpR family tRNA-binding protein, which produces MNVFYNREGVGDTLLVFIKDIPLENRTFERKQDAVKIYDAETHELAGYNLFNASKYIAAEGTGPVELTEAVVEDINKGLSQNGFEERLEVDFSPKFVVGHILSKEKHPNADKLNICKVNTGTEVLQIVCGAPNVEAGQNVVVAKVGAVMPSGMMIKHAELRGVASSGMICSARELDLPDAPQEKGILVLEENRTPGEAFFQ; this is translated from the coding sequence ATGAACGTTTTTTACAACCGCGAAGGCGTAGGCGACACACTTCTTGTTTTTATTAAAGATATTCCTCTCGAAAACAGGACATTTGAACGGAAACAGGATGCCGTAAAAATTTATGATGCAGAAACACATGAGCTTGCAGGCTACAATTTATTCAACGCATCCAAATACATAGCTGCTGAAGGAACAGGCCCTGTAGAGCTGACAGAGGCGGTAGTTGAAGATATTAACAAGGGTTTGTCTCAAAATGGGTTTGAAGAGCGTCTCGAAGTAGATTTCTCACCAAAATTTGTTGTAGGGCATATTCTTTCCAAAGAGAAGCACCCGAACGCAGATAAGCTGAATATATGCAAAGTAAACACAGGGACCGAGGTTCTTCAAATCGTCTGCGGCGCACCAAATGTAGAAGCGGGGCAAAACGTCGTTGTTGCAAAAGTTGGTGCTGTTATGCCAAGCGGAATGATGATCAAACATGCCGAGCTGAGAGGCGTTGCATCCAGCGGCATGATCTGTTCTGCACGTGAATTGGATCTGCCGGATGCGCCTCAGGAAAAAGGAATTCTCGTTCTTGAAGAAAACCGCACACCGGGAGAAGCATTTTTTCAATAA
- a CDS encoding YtoQ family protein, translated as MNLTVYLAGEIHSSWRTELKERAAHLPITFTGPMENHERSDAIGEEILGIQPDPIAKDEAASRINNLRTTLLLKKADLVISLFGESYKQWNTAMDASAAIELGKPLILIRPKELHHPLKELSSKASVTVESVGQAIQVLSYVYDKE; from the coding sequence ATGAATCTTACGGTTTATCTCGCAGGGGAAATTCACAGCAGCTGGAGAACAGAATTAAAAGAAAGGGCGGCACATTTGCCCATCACCTTCACAGGTCCAATGGAAAATCATGAACGATCCGATGCAATAGGGGAGGAGATTTTAGGAATACAGCCTGATCCTATCGCAAAGGACGAAGCTGCATCCCGAATCAACAATTTAAGAACGACTCTTCTTTTAAAGAAAGCAGATTTGGTCATTTCCCTCTTCGGGGAATCGTATAAACAATGGAATACGGCCATGGACGCAAGTGCAGCGATTGAATTGGGGAAGCCTTTAATCCTTATCAGACCAAAGGAATTGCACCACCCTCTTAAGGAGCTTTCAAGCAAAGCAAGCGTGACGGTAGAAAGTGTCGGACAAGCCATCCAGGTTCTTTCTTACGTATACGACAAGGAATAA
- a CDS encoding aminopeptidase, with amino-acid sequence MKDPRIQKLAYNLIHYSVRLQKGEKVLIENFGLQRELVTALVKEAYEAGGFPFVLLKDQQVDRALLMGATDEHYSKIAEYEAAVMKDMDAYIGLRSGNNINEHADVPDEKMKVSSRTIGKMVHGDIRVPSTRWVVLRYPTQSMAQLAKMSTEAFEDFYFDVCNLDYSKMDEAMNALAERMNAADQVRLTGPGTDLTFSIKDIPAVKCAGHLNIPDGEVYSAPVKDSVNGTISYNTPSPYNGFTFENVKLTFKDGKIIEATANDTERINKIFDTDEGARFVGEFAIGVNPYILHPMQDILFDEKIDGSFHFTPGQCYDDAFNGNHSSIHWDMVMIQRPEYGGGEIYFDDVLIRKDGRFVVPDLEGLNPENLKS; translated from the coding sequence ATGAAAGATCCGCGTATACAGAAGCTTGCCTACAACCTAATTCATTACTCAGTCAGACTCCAAAAGGGCGAGAAGGTTTTGATTGAAAACTTCGGTCTTCAGAGGGAACTGGTTACTGCTCTTGTAAAAGAGGCTTATGAGGCAGGAGGCTTCCCGTTTGTGCTGCTGAAGGATCAGCAGGTAGACCGTGCCCTTCTTATGGGAGCGACAGATGAGCATTATTCTAAGATCGCAGAATATGAAGCAGCTGTGATGAAAGATATGGATGCCTATATTGGATTGCGTTCAGGAAACAACATCAACGAGCACGCAGATGTGCCAGATGAAAAAATGAAGGTCTCCAGCAGAACCATCGGAAAGATGGTGCATGGTGATATACGTGTTCCAAGCACCAGATGGGTCGTGCTCCGATATCCGACACAGTCTATGGCGCAGCTGGCAAAAATGAGTACAGAGGCATTTGAGGACTTTTATTTTGATGTGTGCAATCTCGATTACAGCAAGATGGATGAGGCGATGAACGCTCTCGCAGAACGTATGAATGCAGCGGATCAAGTCCGGCTGACTGGACCCGGAACAGATCTTACCTTCTCCATTAAAGATATTCCGGCAGTGAAATGCGCGGGCCATCTGAATATTCCGGATGGGGAAGTTTATTCTGCTCCTGTAAAAGATTCAGTAAACGGCACTATTTCTTATAACACTCCGTCTCCTTACAACGGTTTTACTTTTGAGAATGTGAAGCTCACATTTAAAGACGGCAAAATCATCGAGGCAACTGCAAATGATACAGAAAGAATCAATAAGATTTTTGATACCGATGAGGGAGCAAGGTTTGTAGGAGAGTTTGCCATCGGGGTGAATCCTTACATCCTCCACCCGATGCAGGATATTCTGTTTGATGAAAAGATTGACGGAAGCTTCCACTTCACTCCCGGCCAATGCTACGATGATGCCTTTAACGGAAATCACTCAAGCATTCACTGGGATATGGTCATGATCCAGCGTCCTGAATATGGCGGCGGTGAAATCTATTTTGATGATGTTCTCATCCGAAAAGACGGGCGTTTTGTCGTTCCGGACCTTGAGGGGCTGAATCCTGAAAATCTAAAGTCATAA
- a CDS encoding DNA translocase FtsK, whose product MSWMSKFKQFLFGETEEIVEIVEYVRVDDNEKVEEIKPERKGNETKMPAPNVRASGNQFEAKIAYQYPEGKFRFPAIPDERKRQPRQQRERSASRAEETPKAAGNHIRKPSPPKPGIPRKIEPDPSVPKKPFQPTAIPSPIYGFRQRSEMESLPYKIREKTIAESRKYEEETLRKLSMHSSSFYKKRAAEAAQKQAASDKEEFFAKGTNPIADVPPAVRTEDSQWKPSVTFSMDTERQKNQEPIAMLDLEQDSEDLVKSEDLLKNEDSPQHNESSEESFEPVFMEEAAGIELPEETAGIELPPEEPFYESVYTEETGRDREAAMEETEAELTSDPAAEEIPVSAEPEHKAPVTDKPKPSNVPYNVLMLNRDRNRMKEHVREGSYHFPPIHLLSIPPKEASDDREWLESQRELLDNTLKNFNVRARVVHVTQGPSVTRFEVQPEPGVKVNKITNLSDDIKLSLSAKDIRIEAPIPGKNAIGIEVPNLQSKTVSLREIIRSQEFKNNPSPLTVALGLDISGQPIVTDLKKMPHGLIAGATGSGKSVCINSMLISLLYKAAPHEVKMLLIDPKMVELAPYNRIPHLVSPVITDAKAATGALKWAVEEMERRYELFAHSGVRDINRYNELVKTHKQGEHLPYLVIVIDELADLMMVAPGEVEEAICRIAQKARACGIHLIVATQRPSVDVITGLIKANIPTRIAFSVSSQVDSRTILDVGGAEKLLGRGDMLFLENGTSKHLRVQGNFVSDEEMEQVVAHVKRQMDPVYLFNQEEFLKKSTIQAEEDDLFAEACEFVVTQNGASTSSLQRRFRIGYNRAARLIDMMEEQGIISEAKGSRPRDVLISEDDLLNIQESNLL is encoded by the coding sequence ATGAGCTGGATGTCAAAATTCAAACAATTTCTTTTTGGTGAAACAGAAGAAATCGTAGAAATCGTAGAATATGTAAGAGTGGATGATAACGAGAAAGTAGAAGAAATCAAGCCTGAGAGAAAGGGCAATGAAACGAAAATGCCGGCTCCGAATGTCCGGGCGTCCGGTAATCAGTTTGAAGCGAAAATTGCCTACCAGTATCCAGAAGGGAAATTCCGGTTTCCGGCCATACCGGATGAAAGAAAACGGCAGCCCAGGCAACAAAGAGAGCGTTCTGCCAGCCGTGCAGAGGAAACACCTAAAGCGGCCGGGAATCACATACGCAAGCCTTCTCCGCCGAAGCCGGGCATACCCCGTAAAATTGAACCGGATCCCTCTGTGCCGAAAAAACCATTTCAGCCGACTGCTATTCCTTCTCCCATTTATGGTTTCCGGCAAAGGTCGGAGATGGAATCTCTTCCTTATAAAATAAGGGAAAAAACAATCGCTGAAAGCAGGAAATATGAAGAAGAAACCCTTAGAAAACTGTCTATGCACAGTTCTTCTTTTTACAAAAAGAGAGCAGCGGAGGCGGCACAGAAACAAGCAGCTTCAGATAAAGAGGAATTTTTTGCGAAAGGAACCAATCCTATTGCAGATGTTCCGCCTGCTGTTCGAACGGAAGACAGTCAATGGAAGCCATCCGTTACCTTCAGCATGGATACTGAGCGGCAAAAAAATCAAGAGCCCATTGCTATGCTAGATCTTGAGCAGGACTCGGAGGATCTAGTAAAGTCGGAGGATCTATTAAAAAATGAAGACTCTCCCCAGCATAACGAGTCTAGCGAAGAATCTTTCGAGCCCGTATTCATGGAGGAAGCCGCAGGCATTGAATTGCCGGAAGAAACCGCAGGCATTGAATTGCCGCCAGAGGAACCTTTTTACGAGTCCGTGTACACAGAAGAAACGGGACGTGACAGGGAGGCAGCGATGGAGGAAACCGAGGCGGAGCTTACTTCAGATCCTGCTGCAGAGGAAATCCCAGTTTCTGCTGAACCGGAACATAAAGCGCCGGTGACAGATAAGCCGAAACCGTCGAATGTCCCGTACAATGTCCTGATGCTCAATCGGGATCGCAATCGGATGAAGGAACATGTCCGGGAAGGATCCTACCATTTTCCTCCTATCCATTTGCTCAGTATTCCGCCAAAAGAAGCCTCCGATGACCGGGAGTGGCTGGAATCACAGAGAGAGCTTCTGGACAATACATTAAAGAATTTTAATGTCAGAGCCAGGGTGGTTCATGTGACGCAGGGCCCTTCTGTAACAAGATTTGAGGTACAGCCTGAGCCCGGTGTAAAAGTAAACAAGATTACCAATTTATCAGATGATATTAAGTTAAGTCTATCAGCTAAAGATATTCGAATTGAAGCACCAATTCCAGGAAAAAATGCGATTGGAATTGAGGTGCCGAATCTTCAAAGCAAAACGGTTTCTTTGAGGGAAATCATAAGGAGCCAGGAATTTAAGAACAACCCATCTCCGCTTACGGTAGCGCTTGGCCTCGACATCTCAGGCCAGCCCATCGTAACGGACTTGAAAAAAATGCCGCATGGTCTTATAGCAGGGGCAACGGGATCCGGTAAAAGTGTATGCATCAATTCCATGCTGATCAGCCTTTTATATAAAGCCGCTCCCCATGAAGTGAAGATGCTGCTGATCGATCCGAAGATGGTTGAACTGGCTCCCTATAACCGGATTCCTCATCTGGTCAGTCCGGTCATTACAGATGCTAAAGCAGCAACCGGAGCCCTCAAATGGGCGGTGGAAGAGATGGAGAGGCGATATGAATTGTTCGCCCATTCCGGAGTGAGAGACATTAACCGGTATAACGAGCTTGTCAAAACGCATAAGCAGGGAGAGCATCTTCCATATTTAGTTATAGTCATCGACGAACTTGCCGATCTCATGATGGTGGCTCCTGGTGAGGTAGAAGAAGCAATTTGCCGGATTGCACAGAAAGCGCGTGCGTGCGGCATCCATTTAATTGTAGCGACACAGAGACCTTCTGTTGACGTCATTACCGGTCTTATTAAAGCAAACATTCCGACGAGAATTGCTTTTTCGGTTTCCTCTCAAGTCGATTCGAGAACGATTCTTGATGTCGGGGGAGCTGAGAAGCTTCTCGGAAGAGGCGATATGCTTTTCCTTGAGAACGGTACGTCCAAGCATCTGAGGGTGCAGGGTAACTTTGTTTCAGATGAAGAAATGGAGCAGGTTGTGGCACATGTGAAAAGACAGATGGACCCTGTTTACTTGTTTAATCAGGAAGAGTTTTTGAAAAAATCTACCATTCAGGCTGAAGAAGATGACTTGTTTGCAGAAGCGTGCGAGTTTGTTGTGACCCAAAACGGGGCCTCAACCTCCAGCCTTCAGCGCCGCTTTCGAATCGGGTATAACCGTGCTGCACGTTTGATCGATATGATGGAAGAGCAGGGAATTATATCTGAGGCCAAGGGAAGCAGACCGAGAGATGTTTTGATATCTGAAGATGATCTGTTGAACATACAGGAAAGCAATCTCCTTTAA
- a CDS encoding YtxH domain-containing protein, which produces MSKDGINSKDFMIGTLIGGIVGASAALLLAPKSGKDLRGDIGSQANMVAEKTNKMTNDALGKSSEWANKAKEKTASLSQTVSMHSNQLMSKVKDIRGGEKTADQDPLDAEISAIDELADEAAASTRPAAFDSQENVLQEARELAEKEASKTSAEPSGITNSK; this is translated from the coding sequence ATGAGCAAAGATGGGATCAATAGCAAAGATTTTATGATTGGTACACTTATCGGAGGAATTGTTGGAGCTTCAGCTGCCCTTTTGCTTGCTCCTAAGTCAGGAAAAGATTTGAGAGGGGATATCGGCAGCCAGGCTAACATGGTAGCTGAGAAAACCAACAAAATGACAAATGATGCTTTAGGAAAAAGCTCGGAGTGGGCAAATAAAGCGAAAGAAAAAACCGCTTCCCTTTCTCAAACTGTGAGCATGCACTCAAACCAGCTCATGAGCAAAGTCAAAGATATCCGGGGCGGAGAAAAGACTGCTGATCAGGATCCGCTTGATGCAGAAATTTCCGCTATTGATGAACTGGCAGACGAAGCAGCTGCTTCAACACGGCCAGCTGCCTTTGATTCACAGGAAAATGTTTTGCAGGAAGCACGTGAACTGGCTGAAAAGGAAGCTTCGAAAACTTCAGCTGAACCATCTGGAATAACCAACTCAAAGTAA
- the ytxJ gene encoding bacillithiol system redox-active protein YtxJ encodes MKQQINDIGQFEELLEQHNRFLFIKHSLTCPISKEAFRQFSEYDASLGEDVKTYYLHVQESRELSAYIAEKLGVKHESPQALLIDHGAAIWNASHWNITADSLKKASAL; translated from the coding sequence TTGAAACAGCAAATTAACGATATTGGCCAGTTTGAAGAACTTCTAGAGCAGCATAATCGCTTCTTGTTTATAAAGCACAGCCTCACATGCCCAATCAGTAAGGAAGCATTTAGACAGTTCTCTGAGTACGATGCCAGCCTTGGAGAAGATGTTAAAACCTATTATCTCCATGTGCAGGAGTCCCGGGAGCTTTCCGCTTACATTGCAGAAAAACTGGGTGTGAAGCATGAATCTCCGCAAGCTTTGCTGATTGACCACGGAGCAGCCATATGGAATGCATCCCATTGGAACATAACCGCGGATTCACTAAAAAAAGCCTCGGCTTTATAA
- a CDS encoding DUF1444 domain-containing protein: protein MKPRKISQILEERMSGHDWNFHYDREKETFRIEDPLSKKGITIGLNEIAARYETSKEQAIDEVVYHAEEALLAMKKEGTLDGKEKAVFPVIRSTSFPEKTSEDIPLIFDEHTAETRIFYALDMGKTYRLIDQAMMEKEGWTKKRIKETALFNLRSLPASFKEDRVAGNVFYFFRANDGYDASRVLNESLLESFKERISGTMALALPHQDVLIIADVQNETGYDILAQMTMSFFASGRVPVTALSFLYEEGELEPIFILGKNRANTPKDGKEE from the coding sequence ATGAAGCCCAGAAAAATTTCGCAGATATTAGAAGAACGCATGAGCGGACATGACTGGAATTTTCACTATGACCGTGAAAAGGAAACATTTAGAATTGAAGATCCACTTTCAAAAAAAGGGATTACAATCGGATTAAATGAAATTGCCGCCCGCTATGAAACAAGTAAAGAACAGGCAATAGACGAGGTTGTTTACCATGCAGAAGAGGCCCTTCTTGCCATGAAAAAAGAAGGGACTCTGGATGGAAAAGAAAAGGCGGTTTTTCCGGTCATCCGCTCTACCTCATTTCCTGAAAAGACAAGTGAGGACATCCCTCTGATTTTTGATGAGCATACGGCGGAAACGCGGATTTTCTATGCTCTTGATATGGGGAAAACATACCGCCTGATCGATCAGGCGATGATGGAAAAAGAGGGGTGGACAAAAAAGAGGATTAAAGAGACCGCTCTTTTTAATCTGAGATCGCTGCCTGCATCTTTTAAAGAGGATCGGGTTGCCGGAAATGTTTTTTATTTTTTCAGAGCCAATGACGGATATGATGCAAGCCGGGTGCTGAATGAGTCCCTGCTGGAATCGTTTAAAGAGCGGATTTCTGGTACAATGGCGTTGGCCCTGCCTCATCAGGACGTATTAATTATTGCAGATGTTCAGAATGAGACCGGATACGATATACTCGCCCAAATGACAATGAGTTTCTTTGCGAGCGGCCGGGTTCCCGTCACAGCTCTCTCTTTCTTATATGAAGAGGGTGAACTGGAGCCGATTTTTATTTTAGGCAAAAATAGAGCAAATACACCGAAGGACGGAAAGGAAGAATAG
- a CDS encoding thioredoxin family protein, with amino-acid sequence MEKLQSMDQYQEIINGEHTVLMFSADWCPDCRFIDPFLPDLEKENEAVTFYYVDRDKFIDLCADLNVFGIPSFVGFHKGQETGRFVSKDRKTKEEIQEFLNSIQS; translated from the coding sequence ATGGAAAAATTACAATCAATGGACCAATATCAAGAAATCATAAACGGAGAGCATACCGTGCTGATGTTTTCAGCAGACTGGTGCCCTGACTGCCGCTTCATCGATCCTTTTCTTCCAGATCTGGAAAAAGAAAACGAAGCGGTGACCTTTTACTATGTTGACCGTGATAAATTTATCGATTTATGTGCAGATTTGAATGTCTTTGGAATTCCAAGCTTTGTCGGCTTTCATAAAGGTCAGGAAACAGGCCGGTTTGTAAGCAAGGACCGTAAAACAAAAGAAGAAATCCAGGAATTCCTGAACTCAATTCAATCATAA
- a CDS encoding M42 family metallopeptidase has protein sequence MNQETMDLFKTLTELPGAPGSEHQVRKFMRSQLELYSDEVVQDRLGGIFGVKKGNPDGPVIMAAGHMDETGFMVTSITKNGMIRFQPLGGWWNQVLLAQRVLIYTDNGPVPGVIGSIPPHLLSEEQRNKPMEIKNMLIDIGADSLEDAKGIGIKPGQQVIPDSSFTPLANSKKIMAKAWDNRYGCGLSIELLKELKDEKTENILYSGATVQEEVGLRGAQAAANMIKPDLFFAMDASPANDMTGDQKEFGHLGKGTLLRILDRSMVTHRGMREFVLDMAETHKIPYQYFVSQGGTDAGRVHTSNEGVPSAVIGICSRYIHTHASIVHVDDYAAAKELLVKLVKACDKSTVESIKANS, from the coding sequence ATGAATCAGGAAACAATGGATCTTTTTAAAACGCTGACTGAACTGCCGGGTGCACCGGGCAGCGAGCATCAAGTAAGGAAATTTATGAGAAGCCAGCTTGAGCTATACTCCGATGAGGTAGTACAGGACCGGCTTGGCGGAATTTTCGGAGTCAAGAAAGGCAATCCGGACGGTCCGGTAATCATGGCTGCCGGCCATATGGATGAGACCGGATTTATGGTCACGTCGATTACGAAAAACGGCATGATTCGCTTCCAGCCGCTTGGAGGCTGGTGGAACCAAGTCCTTCTTGCACAGCGAGTCCTTATTTATACGGATAATGGTCCGGTTCCCGGAGTGATTGGATCCATTCCCCCACACCTTCTTAGTGAAGAACAGCGCAATAAACCGATGGAGATTAAAAATATGCTGATCGATATTGGGGCAGACAGCCTGGAGGATGCAAAAGGAATCGGAATTAAACCGGGCCAGCAGGTTATACCGGATAGTTCTTTTACACCTCTCGCCAATTCTAAGAAAATTATGGCGAAGGCGTGGGACAACCGCTATGGGTGCGGATTATCCATTGAACTGCTGAAAGAGCTGAAGGATGAAAAGACAGAGAATATTCTATACTCCGGTGCGACTGTTCAGGAAGAAGTAGGTCTTCGCGGAGCGCAGGCTGCGGCAAACATGATTAAACCGGATTTGTTTTTTGCAATGGATGCAAGTCCGGCAAATGATATGACAGGGGATCAAAAGGAGTTTGGCCACTTAGGGAAGGGAACCCTCCTGCGTATTCTGGACAGGTCAATGGTTACACACCGCGGCATGAGAGAGTTCGTTCTGGATATGGCTGAAACACACAAGATTCCTTATCAGTATTTTGTTTCACAGGGAGGTACGGATGCCGGGCGTGTTCATACATCCAATGAAGGCGTTCCGTCTGCTGTTATCGGAATATGTTCAAGATACATTCATACCCATGCATCCATCGTACATGTGGATGATTATGCGGCTGCAAAAGAACTGCTCGTGAAACTTGTAAAAGCATGCGACAAATCAACCGTCGAATCGATTAAAGCCAACTCTTAA